Proteins from a genomic interval of Coccinella septempunctata chromosome 2, icCocSept1.1, whole genome shotgun sequence:
- the LOC123307066 gene encoding uncharacterized protein LOC123307066, whose amino-acid sequence MYIHLPPSAKSDLIQIYNNCLRSGSIPEDFQNVLILPILKKSKPPNLPSSYRPIALSPCIVKILETMIKNRIEHKIEERIGYIYTAFAQGKKVIAVFLDIKGAYDHVIPSVLQKDLEDACVPAAESNIILALLTQRHLFIASSSTSRILGPEKSTAMIFTRSGVVRCTPVMRLGGANIPWKKEHKYLGMMIEGNLRWRKHVEMIVGKTVSAHNTVKALCRKSWGAHSSTLIMVYKVLAAPHLDYGSLVYGRCSREILLKLDRAQYAIFRSIFSMMKSTPTNILLFESSQIPLHLRRRYKYVTKALRMLHHPVLEFMGDTSHLERLWFNGTVPPYIQAIGELSGETRVHRSHTIPIVSTPLAHILVFTDASLSSNPDSVGYGVYFPSMGIKTSGRLPDYWSIFNAELYAIGRAMSESLERNLSRVLVVSDSLSALEALKSNKFCSDADIALMRVRQLFYTASSAGHSVSCIWVPSHSYIHDNDVADRLANEGRYAESVPDISAGPQILWSGYKKYIRDLWIRDFLDLCKYKGKIYGSYVHQGNFPRVAWYSKLDKPRRFITTILRLRSGHCLTPAHLHRIGLRESPNCDCGALGDLPHIFLSCELHKEKIELMYTKLSRGASPYHLISMILYLQTT is encoded by the exons ATGTATATCCACCTGCCACCCTCAGCTAAAAGTGACCTTATACAGATATACAACAACTGCTTGAGATCTGGATCAATTCCGGAGGACTTTCAGAACGTCCTTATTCTcccaatattgaaaaaaagtaAACCGCCCAACTTACCATCAAGCTACCGCCCTATAGCGCTCTCCCCTTGTATTGTCAAGATCCTGGAGACTATGATAAAGAACAGGATAGAACATAAGATAGAAGAGAGAATTG GTTACATTTATACTGCCTTCGCTCAGGGGAAAAAAGTAATTGCAGTGTTCCTAGATATTAAAGGGGCCTACGATCATGTGATTCCCTCGGTTCTACAGAAAGATTTAGAGGATGCATGTGTTCCTGCGGCTGAATCCAACATAATTTTGGCGCTCCTAACCCAGAGACACCTGTTCATTGCGTCATCTTCCACCAGCAGAATTCTGGGCCCTG AGAAATCCACTGCCATGATATTTACCAGGTCTGGGGTGGTTCGGTGTACCCCTGTCATGAGACTGGGAGGAGCTAACATACCTTGGAAGAAGGAACATAAATATCTGGGCATGATGATAGAGGGAAATCTTCGTTGGCGGAAACATGTGGAGATGATTGTTGGTAAAACGGTCAGCGCACATAACACAGTTAAAGCCCTGTGCAGGAAATCATGGGGTGCACACTCATCCACTCTTATAATGGTCTATAAAGTACTGGCTGCCCCTCATCTTGACTATGGTAGTCTGGTGTATGGACGGTGTTCTAGGGAAATACTACTGAAGCTCGATAGAGCTCAATATGCCATCTTCAGGTCAATATTCTCCATGATGAAGTCTACCCCAACCAATATTCTGCTTTTTGAAAGTTCCCAGATCCCCCTTCACTTGAGACGTCGCTACAAGTATGTCACCAAGGCGCTCAGGATGTTACATCATCCTGTACTGGAGTTCATGGGTGATACGTCCCACCTTGAGAGACTTTGGTTTAATGGCACTGTTCCTCCATATATCCAGGCAATTGGGGAGCTGAGTGGAGAAACTCGCGTTCACAGGTCTCACACTATTCCAATTGTATCAACCCCACTAGCG CATATTTTGGTCTTTACAGATGCCTCTCTTTCCTCTAATCCGGATTCAGTGGGATACGGTGTATACTTTCCCTCAATGGGAATAAAAACTTCTGGTCGTTTACCAGACTACTGGTCGATCTTTAATGCTGAATTATATGCCATTGGACGAGCGATGTCCGAGTCTCTGGAGCGAAACTTATCAAGAGTGTTGGTGGTTTCAGATTCGCTCAGCGCGCTGGAAGCGCTGAAATCCAACAAGTTCTGTTCTGATGCAGATATTGCTCTGATGAGAGTAAGACAACTCTTTTACACTGCCAGCTCAGCAGGTCATTCAGTCAGTTGCATTTGGGTGCCTAGCCACTCGTATATTCATGATAATGATGTAGCAGACAGACTGGCTAACGAGGGTAGATATGCTGAGAGCGTACCTGATATTTCGGCTGGGCCTCAGATCTTATGGTCTGGATACAAGAAATACATCCGAGACCTCTGGATTCGTGACTTCCTTGACCTGTGTAAGTACAAGGGCAAAATTTATGGTTCCTACGTACATCAAGGTAACTTCCCCCGTGTAGCGTGGTATTCAAAGCTAGACAAACCAAGAAGATTCATCACCACTATATTGCGTCTTAGATCGGGCCACTGTCTTACCCCAGCACATTTGCATAGGATAGGTTTAAGGGAATCTCCTAACTGTGACTGCGGAGCCTTAGGCGACCTACCACATATATTCCTTTCTTGTGAGCTTCACAAAGAGAAAATAGAACTTATGTATACCAAACTCTCTAGGGGGGCTTCCCCTTACCATTTAATATCTATGATATTATATTTACAAACAACTTAG